The nucleotide sequence GACCGTACCCGATAGCCAAACTGATCGCGGTCGCTACTGCCTGGAGGAACCAAGGCCTGGGCAGCAGTGACGGAGACATGGACCATACATAGAAGACGAGCGCGAAGGCGAGCCCAACCGGATGGAATGTGCGCGCCCAGAGCAGCAGCCGCTGACGGTGTGTCATAAAAGGACTCTATGTGGCCGCTGCGACAGTCGCAGAACGGGGAATACTTGGTCTCGAACCCCACCACTGGAAGCAGGCCATTGATGCGGAAGACGCTTATCGCGCTCCTCGCGCTGGGTTGCGGCGCGATGTCGGCCGCCTGCAGCGGAAATGAAGTTGAGGCAGCCATGAATGACCTGTCCGGCCGGACATTTCTCTATACGGAGGTGGAAGGACCGCAGATCCCCGGTGGTGGTCCTCTGCGCCTGGAGTTCGCTGAAGACTCCCGCCTCATCGCGAACGCGGGGTGCAACACTGCAGCGGGCACCGCGCGCCTCGAAAGCGGACGCATCATCACCGGTGAGCTCGCGATGACGCTCATCGGTTGTCCGCCCGACGTCGCTGGAGCCGATGATTGGGTGGGCGCACTATTCGCCGCGGAACCCGAATGGACGCTAGACGGCGCCACACTGACGCTGCGCACAGATACTGGGACAGTACGGTTGCTCGACCGAAAGGCGGCCGAACCTGACCTGCCGCTCAGCGGGACGGAGTGGGTGGTTGACTCGATCATCGAACAGGAGGCCATCAGCACGTCAGCAGCGCTAGAGGAAGCGCGGCCGACCCTGACGATCGACCAAGACGGTCGGGCAACGGGCACAACTGGCTGCAACAATTTCCATGGCACCGCCGAGATCGACGGCGATCAGATCACTTTCAGCCCGCTCGCGACGACACGAATGGCGTGCCTGCCTGACCGGGATGACATCGAACGGGCTGTACTCGCCACTCTGTCGTCGACCACCGTGACCGCCTCAATCGACGCCGATATCCTCACCGTCACCACCGACGCGGGCCACGGCCTGAGATTCCGCGCCCACAACTGAAACTGGCCCTGCCATCAGCGATGACAGGGCCAGTTTGCAGCTAACTCAGCGGATCAGTGACTCACAGCCCCCCGAGCAGAAGGTGAAGCAGATCGCCAACGATTGCGATAAGACCAGCTACCAGACCCATGTTTGGCAGTCCTTTCATTTCTGTTGCCGGAACTACATGTCACCCTTGCAAGGCAACGACCACGTTATGGACGCCTCGTTTCCGAGATGTTGGCACTGAGTTTCAAGAAGGTCACCAGATCAGCTATCAGACTGTGAGTTTCTAACATGCACGTCATGAAGATCGACTATTTTGCGCGCGATGATTTTCGCTAGCATCGCCGGTCACTACTTACATGCGCTATGACCTCACCGCTGCCGCTCAAGAGATTGAACGGCTCCTGCCGGCTATCTCCGATGCCGACCTTGCTCGCCCTACACCCTGCGAGGACTACTCCGTCGCGACATTGCTCGCGCACATTGACGGCCTTGCGTACGCGTTCCACCTGGCTGCGCCGGTGACGCCGAAAAGCCCTGAAGCCGTGGCGCTACTGAAAAGCCCGCCCGCGCCCTCGGCGGACGACCTTCCCGCTGAGTGGCGAGTCACCATCCCCGCGCGCCTCCGCGCTCTCGCCGAGACGTGGCGCAACCCATCTGCCTGGGACGGTGAAACCACCATCGGCGGCGTCACGATGCCCGCGGAAATCACGGGACTTGTCGCGCTCGATGAGCTCGTGCTCCACGGCTGGGACCTGGCCCGGGCGACCGGCCAGGAGTTCTACTGCGACGACGCGAGCACTGCGGCCTGCCTGTCGTTCACTGAAATGTCGGCGGCTCCCGGTGAGGAAGCGGAGCGTGAAGGCTTGTTTGGACCAGTTATTGATGTGCCCAGCGATGCTCCCGCACTGGATCGCGCGATCGGGCTGTCAGGGCGTAGTCCGCACTGGCAGCCCTGACGTCACAACCAGCCGCGTGATTGGGCGATCTGGGCAGCCTCACCGCGCGTGACCGCGCCAGTCTTACCAATCGCGGACGACAAATAGTTGCGAACAGTCCCCTGGGATAAATGCACATGCCGTGCGATAGCGGCGACGGTGGCGCCGGTGAGTGCGTGTAGCAGCACCTGCCGTTCCCGTTCGGTAAGCGGGTTGATTCCATCGACCAGGGTTTCCGAGGCGAGGGCTGGGTCAATGACGCGCAGGCCAGCGTGCACACGGCGCACTGCATCCGCGAGTTCGCGCGCCGGAGTGTCCTTGACAATGAAGCCACTCGCCCCCGCATCGATCGCGCGGCGCAAATAACCCGCCCGGCCAAACGTTGTGACGATTAGTACGCGCGTAGCCGGGAATCGCTCCCGCACCGCGGCGGTTGCGGCGATTCCGTCTAACCCGGGCATCTCGATGTCGAGCAGGCAGATGTCGGGCTGAAGGTCCAGCACTGCCGGTAGGACAGCATCTCCACGGCCTACTTCCGCTACAACAGACAGATCTGGTTCGAGCTCGAGCAACGCAGCTAACGCGCCCCTGA is from Hoyosella subflava DQS3-9A1 and encodes:
- a CDS encoding response regulator transcription factor, encoding MIKILLADDQALVRGALAALLELEPDLSVVAEVGRGDAVLPAVLDLQPDICLLDIEMPGLDGIAATAAVRERFPATRVLIVTTFGRAGYLRRAIDAGASGFIVKDTPARELADAVRRVHAGLRVIDPALASETLVDGINPLTERERQVLLHALTGATVAAIARHVHLSQGTVRNYLSSAIGKTGAVTRGEAAQIAQSRGWL
- a CDS encoding TIGR03086 family metal-binding protein: MRYDLTAAAQEIERLLPAISDADLARPTPCEDYSVATLLAHIDGLAYAFHLAAPVTPKSPEAVALLKSPPAPSADDLPAEWRVTIPARLRALAETWRNPSAWDGETTIGGVTMPAEITGLVALDELVLHGWDLARATGQEFYCDDASTAACLSFTEMSAAPGEEAEREGLFGPVIDVPSDAPALDRAIGLSGRSPHWQP
- a CDS encoding META domain-containing protein, with the translated sequence MRKTLIALLALGCGAMSAACSGNEVEAAMNDLSGRTFLYTEVEGPQIPGGGPLRLEFAEDSRLIANAGCNTAAGTARLESGRIITGELAMTLIGCPPDVAGADDWVGALFAAEPEWTLDGATLTLRTDTGTVRLLDRKAAEPDLPLSGTEWVVDSIIEQEAISTSAALEEARPTLTIDQDGRATGTTGCNNFHGTAEIDGDQITFSPLATTRMACLPDRDDIERAVLATLSSTTVTASIDADILTVTTDAGHGLRFRAHN